Sequence from the Gloeocapsopsis dulcis genome:
CTTTGACATCAATGACTGGATATCCAGCCAAAATACCTGATTCACAGGTTTCTTTCATCCCTTGTTCAACAGGGGAAATATACTCTTTGGGTACTGTACCACCCACAATTTTGGAGACAAACTCAAACCCCGTGCCAGGTTCACCTGGTGCCAATTCAACAACAACGTGTCCATATTGACCTTTACCACCACTTTGACGAATGAACTTGCCTTCCGCTTTGACAGGTTTGCGCACAGTTTCGCGGTAAGCAACTTGCGGCGCACCCACATTAGCTTCTACCTTAAATTCTCGCAACATTCGATCTACAAGAATTTCTAGGTGCAGCTCTCCCATACCGGAAATAACGGTTTGGTTTGTTTCTGGGTCAACACTAACACGGAATGTAGGATCTTCTTCAGACAAGGATTGCAGTGCTTTGGACAGCTTATCCATGTCTTGCTTAGTTTTTGGTTCAACCGCAACAGAGATCACAGGCTCTGGAATATACAGCGACTCTAGTATAACTGGAGCACTATCATCGCAGAGTGTATCACCCGTAAAAGTATCCTTGAGTCCTAACGCTGCTCCCAAATCTCCAGCACGGAGTTCATCTACGTCAGTTCTGTCATCTGCCTTCAATATCACAAGGCGCGATACCCGCTCTTTCTTACCCTTAGTGGAGTTCAGAACATAGCTGCCTTTTTTTAGGATTCCAGAGTAGACGCGGATAAACGTCAGTCGCCCATAAGGATCTGCCATGATCTTGAAAGCCAAAGCTGAGAAGGGTTCTTCATCACTAGCTTGGCGCTCAACTGTATCTCCTGAGGGTAGAGTACCTTGAATAGCTGGTACATCAATCGGTGCTGGTAAGTAATCTACTACTGCATCTAACAGTAACTGGACGCCTTTGTTCTTGAAAGCTGAACCACACAACAAAGGCACAATCGTTCCGGCTATTGTTCCTTGGCGTAAACCCTTACGAATTTCTGCTTCGGTTAGTTCTTCGCCCTCTAGATACTTTTCGATTAGTTCTTCGTCTGTCTCTGCTACCGCTTCAATTAACTTATTACGGTACTCTACTGCTTGCTCTTGCATTTCTGCAGGAATGTCAGCTTCTTGAATGTCTGTTCCTTTATCATTTGTATAAATAAAAGCCCGCATTCGCACCAAGTCTACAA
This genomic interval carries:
- the fusA gene encoding elongation factor G translates to MARTVPLEKVRNIGIAAHIDAGKTTTTERILFYSGIVHKIGEVHEGTAVTDWMAQERERGITITAAAITTSWKDHQINIIDTPGHVDFTIEVERSMRVLDGVIAVFCSVGGVQPQSETVWRQADRYKVPRIAFINKMDRTGANFYKVYDQIRDRLRANAVPVQLPIGSEDTLSGIVDLVRMRAFIYTNDKGTDIQEADIPAEMQEQAVEYRNKLIEAVAETDEELIEKYLEGEELTEAEIRKGLRQGTIAGTIVPLLCGSAFKNKGVQLLLDAVVDYLPAPIDVPAIQGTLPSGDTVERQASDEEPFSALAFKIMADPYGRLTFIRVYSGILKKGSYVLNSTKGKKERVSRLVILKADDRTDVDELRAGDLGAALGLKDTFTGDTLCDDSAPVILESLYIPEPVISVAVEPKTKQDMDKLSKALQSLSEEDPTFRVSVDPETNQTVISGMGELHLEILVDRMLREFKVEANVGAPQVAYRETVRKPVKAEGKFIRQSGGKGQYGHVVVELAPGEPGTGFEFVSKIVGGTVPKEYISPVEQGMKETCESGILAGYPVIDVKATLVDGSYHEVDSSEMAFKIAGSMAMKEAVMKASPVLLEPMMKVEVEVPENFLGDVMGDLNSRRGQIEGMGSDQGIAKVTAKVPLAEMFGYATDIRSKTQGRGIFTMEFSNYEEVPRNVAEAIIAKSKGNA